The Mycolicibacterium duvalii DNA window TCGGTCACGTGGGCACGGTAGCCCTCCGCGTCGAGCAATTCGGCGAGGCCGCTCTCCAGCGCGCCGTCCACGACCTGGAGCTCGACCAGCCAGCCCTCGCCGTACGGGTCGGAATTGACCAGCTGCGGGTTGGTCTCCAGATCGCTGTTGACGGCAATGACTTTCGCGCTGACAGGCGCATACAGGTCGGAGACGGACTTGGTCGACTCCACCTCACCGAACGACTCCCCCGCGGTGATCTGACTGTCGACGTCGGGCAGCTGGACGAAGACCACGTCGCCGAGCGCG harbors:
- the gcvH gene encoding glycine cleavage system protein GcvH, whose protein sequence is MTEIPADLSFTTEHEWVLRTGDDTVRVGITDYAQSALGDVVFVQLPDVDSQITAGESFGEVESTKSVSDLYAPVSAKVIAVNSDLETNPQLVNSDPYGEGWLVELQVVDGALESGLAELLDAEGYRAHVTE